One Chromobacterium paludis genomic window carries:
- a CDS encoding NADH-quinone oxidoreductase subunit B family protein, which produces MIPIQADAGLIVPRDEYGMPKPLTESEGIVQLKQKLLKDIQRSAYVYRVDCGGCNGCEIEIFAAITPVFDAERFGIKVVASPRHADILLFTGAVTRAMRMPALRAWQAAPDPKISVSYGACGCSGGIFHDLYCVWGGSDKIVPVDVYIPGCPPTPAATIYGFAMALGLLEQKLRATHQEEGECDRALLPHPSIPLDARVRIEREARRLAGYRSGRLLADQFMDLAGRADGLTLDERVKRHLSATADPRENEIFTRLWDISMEGGAR; this is translated from the coding sequence ATGATTCCCATCCAAGCCGACGCCGGCCTGATCGTCCCGCGCGACGAATACGGCATGCCCAAGCCGCTGACCGAGAGCGAGGGCATCGTCCAGCTGAAACAGAAGCTGCTGAAAGACATCCAGCGCTCCGCCTACGTCTACCGCGTGGACTGCGGCGGCTGCAACGGCTGCGAGATCGAGATCTTCGCCGCCATCACCCCGGTGTTCGACGCCGAGCGCTTCGGCATCAAGGTAGTGGCCTCGCCGCGCCACGCCGACATCCTGCTGTTCACCGGCGCCGTCACCCGCGCCATGCGCATGCCGGCGCTGCGCGCCTGGCAGGCCGCGCCGGATCCCAAGATTTCCGTCTCCTACGGCGCCTGCGGCTGCAGCGGCGGCATCTTCCACGACCTGTACTGCGTATGGGGCGGTAGCGACAAGATCGTGCCGGTGGACGTTTACATTCCCGGCTGCCCGCCCACGCCGGCCGCCACGATTTACGGCTTCGCCATGGCGCTGGGCCTGCTGGAGCAAAAACTGCGCGCCACGCATCAGGAAGAAGGCGAATGCGACCGCGCCTTGTTGCCGCACCCGTCCATCCCGCTGGACGCGCGGGTGCGCATCGAACGCGAGGCGCGGCGGCTGGCCGGCTACCGCAGCGGCCGCCTCCTGGCCGACCAGTTCATGGATCTGGCCGGCCGGGCCGACGGCCTGACGCTGGACGAACGCGTCAAACGCCATCTCTCGGCGACCGCCGACCCGCGCGAGAACGAAATCTTCACCCGTTTATGGGACATCAGCATGGAAGGAGGCGCGCGATGA
- the hycI gene encoding hydrogenase maturation peptidase HycI: MKTDAPDLILAVGNSMMGDDGAGPLLADRMKQNPIAGWNVEDGGSAPENAAHRIAARAPRRVVLVDAADMGLPPGEIRRVPPAALAEMFIMSTHDLPLSFLMERLAETVPQVEFIGIQPDLVAFYCPMTEPVRQAVDRLYAALRDDPALDSLPWLSDAD; encoded by the coding sequence ATGAAGACTGACGCGCCCGATCTGATCCTGGCCGTGGGCAACAGCATGATGGGCGACGACGGCGCCGGCCCGCTGCTGGCCGACCGGATGAAACAGAACCCGATTGCCGGCTGGAACGTGGAGGACGGCGGCAGCGCGCCGGAAAACGCCGCCCACCGCATCGCCGCGCGCGCGCCGCGCCGCGTGGTGCTGGTGGACGCCGCCGACATGGGTTTGCCCCCCGGCGAAATCCGCCGCGTGCCGCCGGCGGCGCTGGCCGAGATGTTCATCATGAGCACCCACGACCTGCCCCTGAGCTTTTTGATGGAAAGGCTGGCCGAAACGGTGCCGCAAGTGGAGTTCATCGGCATCCAGCCCGATCTGGTGGCGTTTTACTGCCCGATGACAGAACCGGTGCGCCAAGCGGTGGACCGGCTCTACGCCGCGCTGCGGGACGATCCGGCGCTGGACAGTCTGCCCTGGCTGTCTGACGCAGATTAA
- a CDS encoding sigma 54-interacting transcriptional regulator: protein MPITAPHSCGQDAPPPADPVAALRADRDQLQILVDVTNAVLSTLQLEELAEKAAQALQLAFGVSFVGLNLHGENDSELQVHDIYLEREGRERCRHTCYPRDRLPAREAMLGHQLLLASEPTLEQMAAVHPRFAEVMRAGCRSLCVLPLCGATGTVGALLLAYPGDSGYFRAVLPLLQQVAARLTLGLANAQSYQEISRLKDQLATENLQLTSEIQHYQNFDEIIGQSAAMSAVLEQVEIVAASDCSVLILGETGTGKELIARAIHAHSPRAGKRMVNMNCAAIPAGLLESELFGHEKGAFTGAAAQRMGRFELADQGTLFLDEVGDIPLELQPKLLRVLQEREVERLGGQKIIPVDVRVISATSCDLMGMIADKRYRSDLYYRLNVFPIVLPPLRERPDDIPLLAQFFTQKFSRRMSRGIESIPADTLQRLQGHDWPGNVRELQNVIERAVILTRGPVLKLPQADLACRQAPPCPPPAAPARRETPLFDASEPEKERILRVLQACNGIVAGPRGAAAKLGLKRTTLLSRMQRLGISSRPVETET, encoded by the coding sequence ATGCCGATAACCGCGCCCCACTCCTGCGGCCAGGACGCGCCGCCGCCCGCCGACCCGGTCGCCGCGCTGCGCGCCGACCGCGACCAGCTGCAAATCCTGGTGGACGTCACCAACGCGGTGCTGTCCACGCTGCAGCTGGAAGAGCTGGCGGAAAAAGCGGCCCAAGCTTTGCAGCTGGCCTTCGGCGTCAGCTTCGTCGGCCTCAATTTGCATGGCGAGAACGACAGCGAACTGCAAGTGCATGACATCTACCTGGAACGCGAAGGCCGCGAGCGTTGCCGCCACACTTGCTATCCGCGCGACAGACTGCCGGCGCGCGAGGCCATGCTGGGCCATCAGCTGCTGCTGGCCAGCGAGCCGACGCTGGAGCAGATGGCCGCCGTCCACCCGCGCTTCGCCGAAGTGATGCGCGCCGGCTGCCGCTCGCTGTGCGTGCTGCCGCTGTGCGGCGCCACCGGCACCGTGGGCGCGCTGCTGCTGGCCTACCCCGGCGACAGCGGCTATTTCCGCGCCGTGCTGCCGCTCTTGCAGCAGGTGGCGGCGCGGCTGACGCTGGGCCTGGCCAACGCCCAGTCCTACCAGGAAATTTCCCGCCTCAAGGATCAGCTGGCGACCGAAAACCTGCAACTGACCAGCGAGATCCAGCATTACCAGAATTTCGACGAAATCATCGGCCAGAGCGCGGCCATGTCCGCCGTGCTGGAGCAAGTGGAGATCGTCGCCGCCAGCGATTGCTCGGTGCTGATTCTGGGCGAAACCGGCACCGGCAAAGAGCTGATCGCCCGCGCCATCCACGCCCACAGCCCGCGCGCCGGCAAGCGCATGGTCAATATGAACTGCGCCGCCATTCCCGCCGGCCTGCTGGAAAGCGAGCTGTTCGGCCACGAAAAAGGCGCCTTCACCGGCGCCGCCGCCCAGCGCATGGGCCGTTTCGAGCTGGCTGACCAGGGCACGCTGTTCCTGGACGAAGTGGGCGACATTCCGCTGGAGCTGCAGCCCAAGCTGCTGCGCGTGCTGCAGGAACGCGAGGTGGAGCGGCTGGGCGGGCAAAAGATCATCCCGGTGGACGTGCGCGTGATCTCGGCCACCAGCTGCGACCTGATGGGCATGATCGCCGACAAGCGCTACCGCAGCGACCTCTACTACCGGCTCAACGTCTTCCCCATCGTCTTGCCGCCGCTCAGGGAGCGCCCGGACGACATTCCGCTGCTGGCGCAGTTCTTCACCCAAAAGTTTTCGCGCCGGATGAGCCGCGGCATCGAAAGCATCCCGGCCGACACGCTGCAGCGGCTGCAAGGCCACGATTGGCCCGGCAATGTGCGCGAGCTGCAAAACGTGATCGAGCGCGCGGTCATCCTCACCCGCGGGCCGGTGCTCAAACTGCCGCAAGCCGACCTCGCCTGCCGCCAGGCCCCGCCCTGTCCGCCCCCCGCCGCGCCGGCGCGGCGGGAAACGCCCTTGTTCGACGCCAGCGAGCCGGAAAAAGAGCGCATCCTCAGGGTGCTGCAGGCGTGCAACGGCATCGTCGCCGGCCCGCGCGGCGCGGCGGCCAAGCTGGGGCTGAAGCGCACCACCCTGCTGTCGCGGATGCAGCGGCTGGGCATCAGCAGCCGCCCCGTCGAAACCGAAACGTAG
- a CDS encoding TfoX/Sxy family protein, protein MSGPIASLRGLGPQSSRMLAAAGIASLAQLQELGAVGAYLRVRAAWPGASLNLLWALEGALTGRDWRAVAREERTRLLLELDVRSEQGR, encoded by the coding sequence ATGAGCGGCCCCATCGCCTCCTTGCGCGGTTTGGGGCCTCAATCCTCCCGCATGCTTGCCGCCGCGGGCATCGCCTCCCTGGCGCAGTTGCAAGAGCTGGGCGCGGTGGGCGCCTATTTGCGCGTTCGCGCCGCCTGGCCCGGCGCCAGCCTCAATCTGCTATGGGCGCTGGAGGGCGCGCTGACCGGCCGCGACTGGCGAGCGGTGGCGCGCGAGGAGCGGACGCGGCTATTGCTGGAGCTGGATGTTCGCTCCGAACAGGGGCGTTGA
- the cysM gene encoding cysteine synthase CysM, producing MYKHLEDFVGGTPLVRLKRLPSDNGNVVLLKLEGNNPAGSVKDRPALSMIRRAERRGDIKPGDTLIEPTSGNTGIALAMAAAMMGYRMVLIMPENSSAERVQAMRAYGAEVILTPAAGSMPAAIDLARSMEAAGEGRILDQFSNPDNPLAHYETTGPEIWEQTGGKISHFVSSMGTTGTIMGTSRFLKEKNPAIRIVGVHPEPGSQIAGIRKWEDPYVPKICDFDRIDEIQTVGQQEAEDTARLLARREGILAGPSSGGALAVALRLDAQLKDAVIVSVVCDRGDRYLSTGLFG from the coding sequence GTGTACAAACATCTGGAAGATTTCGTCGGCGGCACGCCGCTGGTCCGTCTGAAGCGCCTGCCTTCGGACAATGGCAATGTGGTGTTGCTGAAGCTGGAGGGCAATAATCCGGCCGGCTCGGTGAAAGACCGGCCGGCGCTGTCGATGATCCGGCGCGCGGAGCGGCGCGGCGACATCAAACCGGGCGACACGCTGATCGAACCCACCAGCGGCAATACCGGCATCGCGCTGGCGATGGCGGCGGCGATGATGGGCTACCGCATGGTGCTGATCATGCCGGAAAACTCCAGCGCCGAGCGGGTGCAGGCCATGCGCGCCTATGGCGCGGAGGTGATCCTGACGCCGGCGGCGGGCTCGATGCCGGCCGCCATCGACCTGGCGCGCAGCATGGAGGCGGCCGGAGAGGGCCGCATCCTGGACCAGTTCTCCAACCCGGACAATCCGCTGGCGCATTACGAAACCACCGGCCCGGAAATCTGGGAGCAGACCGGCGGCAAGATCAGCCATTTCGTGTCCAGCATGGGCACCACCGGCACCATCATGGGCACCAGCCGTTTCCTGAAGGAAAAGAACCCGGCCATCCGCATCGTCGGCGTCCATCCGGAGCCGGGCAGCCAGATCGCCGGCATCCGCAAATGGGAAGACCCGTACGTGCCCAAGATCTGCGATTTCGACCGCATAGATGAAATCCAGACCGTGGGCCAGCAAGAGGCGGAAGACACCGCCCGGCTGCTGGCGCGGCGCGAGGGCATCCTGGCCGGGCCGTCGTCCGGCGGCGCGCTGGCGGTGGCGCTGCGGTTGGACGCGCAGTTGAAGGACGCGGTCATCGTGTCCGTAGTGTGCGACCGCGGCGACCGCTACCTGTCCACCGGCTTGTTCGGCTGA
- the hycH gene encoding formate hydrogenlyase maturation protein HycH: MSRIVFHALGRKFLQREEDMPADDNARQVIYQTLALGHHIGVIDCLQPRISCPEEGYAEWLAALPEGEARRKLAGVLRFGEIMIDASHAALLALALTRRRDAMNDTQRGWSDALMRELAAMDAEPALYLMVKRHED; the protein is encoded by the coding sequence ATGAGCCGCATCGTGTTTCACGCGCTGGGCCGCAAATTCCTGCAGCGCGAAGAAGACATGCCCGCCGACGACAACGCGCGCCAAGTGATCTACCAGACGCTGGCGCTGGGCCACCACATCGGCGTGATCGACTGCCTGCAACCGAGGATCAGCTGCCCGGAAGAAGGCTACGCCGAATGGCTGGCCGCGCTGCCCGAGGGCGAAGCGCGGCGCAAGCTGGCCGGTGTGCTGCGCTTCGGCGAAATCATGATAGACGCCAGCCATGCCGCGCTGCTGGCCCTGGCGTTGACGCGCAGACGAGACGCCATGAATGACACGCAACGCGGCTGGAGCGACGCGCTGATGCGCGAGCTGGCGGCGATGGACGCCGAGCCGGCGCTTTACCTGATGGTGAAACGACATGAAGACTGA
- the yfcF gene encoding glutathione transferase: MAFSIQDYIAMLQLYVDQDFISPYAMAVFVALTEKGLPFEALTRDLAGGEQFEPAYRAQSLTSRVPMLVDGDFHLSESSAIIEYLEEAYPDTARVLPGNVQQRARARQLQAWLRSDLLPLRDERSTEVVYGMKPAQPLGEAARKAADKLIAVAEAVVPADGGHLFGEWSVIDTELALLLKRLTREELPARLADYVERQWQRPAFAAWRAHQLR, translated from the coding sequence ATGGCATTTTCCATTCAGGATTACATCGCCATGCTGCAGCTTTATGTCGATCAGGATTTCATCAGCCCCTACGCGATGGCCGTTTTTGTCGCGCTGACCGAGAAAGGCCTGCCTTTCGAGGCGCTCACCCGCGATCTGGCCGGCGGCGAACAGTTTGAACCGGCCTACCGCGCGCAATCGCTGACGTCCCGCGTGCCCATGCTGGTGGACGGCGATTTTCATTTGAGCGAGTCGTCGGCCATCATCGAATATCTGGAAGAAGCCTATCCCGACACCGCGCGCGTCTTGCCGGGCAATGTGCAGCAACGCGCCCGCGCCCGCCAGCTGCAAGCCTGGCTGCGCAGCGACCTGCTGCCGCTGCGCGATGAGCGCAGCACCGAGGTGGTGTACGGCATGAAGCCTGCCCAGCCCTTGGGCGAGGCGGCGCGAAAAGCGGCGGACAAGTTGATCGCGGTGGCGGAGGCGGTGGTGCCGGCCGACGGCGGCCATTTGTTTGGCGAATGGAGCGTGATCGATACCGAGCTGGCCTTGCTGCTCAAGCGGCTGACGCGGGAGGAGTTGCCGGCCCGTCTGGCCGATTACGTCGAGCGCCAGTGGCAGCGCCCCGCGTTCGCCGCCTGGCGCGCGCATCAGCTCCGGTAG
- a CDS encoding formate hydrogenlyase complex iron-sulfur subunit — MFKLFKIIAKAGEPTTKYPFAPFPVSPGFRGKPELNARQCIACAACTQACPAGALTMQTDSRAGRREWALNLGRCIFCGRCEEVCPTRAIQLTQAFELAVASKADLIQRASFRLENCACCGRPFAPRKEVHHAMDLLRQSGLALDDTLRGLYATCPECKRKRTIERDALPLSRREEERA, encoded by the coding sequence ATGTTCAAGCTATTCAAGATCATAGCCAAGGCGGGCGAACCGACGACGAAATACCCGTTCGCTCCGTTTCCGGTCAGCCCCGGCTTTCGCGGCAAGCCGGAGCTGAACGCCCGCCAATGCATCGCCTGCGCCGCCTGCACCCAGGCCTGTCCGGCCGGCGCGCTGACGATGCAAACCGACAGCCGCGCCGGGCGGCGCGAATGGGCGCTGAACCTGGGCCGCTGCATCTTCTGCGGCCGCTGCGAGGAAGTCTGCCCCACCCGCGCCATCCAGCTGACCCAGGCATTCGAGCTGGCGGTGGCCAGCAAGGCGGACTTGATCCAGCGCGCCAGCTTCCGGCTGGAAAACTGCGCCTGCTGCGGCAGACCCTTCGCGCCGCGCAAGGAAGTCCACCACGCGATGGATCTGCTGCGCCAGAGCGGCCTCGCCCTGGACGACACCCTGCGCGGCCTGTACGCCACCTGTCCCGAATGCAAGCGCAAGCGAACCATAGAACGCGATGCGCTGCCGCTTAGCCGCCGCGAGGAGGAGCGAGCATGA
- a CDS encoding HAD family hydrolase, producing MVLLMFDIDGTLTSSYQYDQQVFAEAVSEVAGAPFHDTDWHHYARITSDGVTEEVLRRMGVEASRSGMVKQAMMRRLHERRRTQPDDFAAIPGARAFLRGLMGQRDIAVAIATGCWREEAMFKLEASDIDASAIVMSCSEDGEQRTDIMRHACSQALAATGRDRFERVVYLGDGLWDWRASCELGFDFVGIGDRIAALREAGAAHCHADFSDAAAVRASLRIS from the coding sequence ATGGTTTTGCTGATGTTCGACATCGACGGCACGCTGACAAGCTCCTATCAATACGATCAACAGGTTTTCGCCGAGGCGGTGTCCGAAGTGGCCGGCGCGCCATTCCATGATACCGACTGGCATCACTATGCCCGCATCACCTCGGATGGGGTGACCGAGGAAGTCCTGCGCCGCATGGGAGTGGAGGCTTCGCGCTCAGGCATGGTGAAGCAAGCCATGATGCGGCGCTTGCATGAGCGGCGGCGGACCCAGCCTGACGATTTTGCCGCCATTCCCGGCGCAAGGGCTTTCTTGCGCGGCTTGATGGGGCAGCGCGATATCGCCGTGGCCATCGCCACCGGCTGCTGGCGCGAAGAGGCGATGTTCAAATTGGAGGCCAGCGACATCGACGCGTCCGCCATCGTCATGAGCTGCAGCGAGGATGGCGAACAGCGCACCGACATCATGCGCCATGCCTGTTCGCAAGCGCTGGCGGCGACCGGGCGGGATCGTTTCGAGCGGGTGGTCTACCTGGGCGACGGCTTGTGGGACTGGCGGGCGTCTTGCGAGTTGGGCTTCGACTTTGTCGGCATAGGCGACCGCATCGCGGCGCTGCGGGAAGCGGGCGCGGCGCATTGCCACGCGGACTTTTCCGATGCCGCCGCGGTGAGGGCATCGTTGCGTATTTCTTGA
- a CDS encoding lactate permease LctP family transporter: MQDIWTQQYFPSGGLALSALMAALPIAFFFVALAVLRLKGHIAGTLTVLIALAVAILFYGMPAKMALAAAAFGFGYGLWPIAWIIIAAVFLYKITVKTGQFDIIRASVLSVTEDQRLQMLLVGFSFGAFLEGAAGFGAPVAITAALLVGLGFNPLYAAGLCLIANTAPVAFGAMGIPIIVAGQVTGLDPFLIGAKAGHQLPILSVIVPFWLVMMMDGLKGVRQTWPAILVAGVSFAVTQFFTSNYIGPELPDITSALVSLVCLTLFLKVWQPAEIFTFKGRRAPSARLASGFSVGQIARAWSPFLILTALVTVWSVKPFKALFAKGGALEGWIWKLHVPGLDKLVVKTAPIVSHDAPYEALYKLDFVSAVGSAIFLSALLSMVLLKFRPADGARAFAETLMELRRPILSIGMVLAFAFVANYSGMSSTLALCLANTGQAFPFFSPFLGWLGVFLTGSDTSSNALFSALQAATAHQLGVSDVLLVAANTTGGVTGKMISPQSIAVACAAVGLIGKEADLFRFTLKHSLIFCSFVGCLTWLMAQMG, from the coding sequence ATGCAAGACATCTGGACCCAGCAGTATTTCCCCTCCGGCGGCCTCGCGCTGTCGGCCTTGATGGCCGCGTTGCCCATCGCCTTTTTCTTCGTCGCGCTGGCGGTGTTGCGGCTGAAGGGCCATATCGCCGGCACGCTGACCGTGCTGATCGCGCTGGCGGTGGCCATATTGTTTTACGGCATGCCGGCCAAGATGGCGCTGGCGGCGGCGGCTTTCGGCTTCGGCTACGGCTTGTGGCCCATCGCCTGGATCATCATCGCCGCGGTGTTCCTGTACAAGATCACGGTCAAGACCGGGCAGTTCGACATCATCCGCGCTTCGGTATTGTCCGTGACCGAGGACCAGCGGCTGCAGATGCTGCTGGTGGGCTTTTCCTTCGGTGCCTTCCTGGAGGGCGCGGCCGGCTTCGGCGCGCCGGTGGCCATCACCGCCGCGCTGCTGGTGGGGCTGGGCTTCAATCCGCTGTACGCGGCCGGGCTATGCCTGATCGCCAACACCGCGCCGGTGGCTTTCGGCGCGATGGGGATACCGATCATCGTCGCCGGGCAGGTCACCGGGCTGGATCCGTTCCTGATCGGCGCCAAGGCCGGCCACCAACTGCCCATCCTGTCGGTGATCGTGCCGTTCTGGCTGGTCATGATGATGGACGGCCTCAAGGGCGTGCGCCAGACCTGGCCGGCCATCCTGGTGGCCGGGGTGTCGTTCGCCGTCACCCAGTTTTTCACGTCCAACTACATCGGGCCGGAACTGCCGGACATCACCTCGGCGCTGGTCAGCCTGGTCTGCCTGACGTTGTTCCTGAAGGTATGGCAGCCGGCTGAAATCTTCACCTTCAAGGGCCGCCGCGCGCCGTCCGCGCGCCTGGCCAGCGGTTTCAGCGTCGGGCAGATCGCCCGCGCCTGGAGCCCGTTTCTGATCCTGACCGCCCTGGTGACGGTGTGGAGCGTCAAGCCGTTCAAGGCGCTGTTCGCCAAGGGCGGCGCGCTGGAGGGCTGGATCTGGAAGCTGCATGTGCCAGGGCTGGACAAATTGGTGGTCAAAACCGCGCCCATCGTGTCCCATGACGCGCCTTACGAGGCCTTGTACAAGCTGGATTTCGTGTCCGCCGTCGGCAGCGCCATCTTCCTGTCCGCGCTGCTATCCATGGTCTTGCTGAAGTTCCGCCCGGCGGACGGCGCGCGCGCCTTCGCCGAGACCTTGATGGAGCTGCGCCGGCCCATCCTGTCCATCGGCATGGTGTTGGCCTTCGCCTTCGTCGCCAATTATTCCGGCATGTCCAGCACCCTGGCGCTGTGTCTGGCAAACACCGGCCAGGCCTTCCCGTTCTTCTCGCCCTTCCTGGGCTGGCTGGGCGTGTTCCTGACCGGCTCCGACACTTCGTCCAACGCCTTGTTCTCCGCCTTGCAGGCCGCCACCGCGCACCAGCTGGGCGTGTCGGACGTGCTGCTGGTGGCGGCCAATACCACTGGCGGCGTCACCGGCAAGATGATCTCGCCGCAATCCATCGCCGTCGCTTGCGCGGCGGTGGGCTTGATCGGCAAGGAGGCGGACCTGTTCCGTTTCACCCTGAAGCACAGCCTGATCTTCTGCAGCTTCGTCGGCTGCCTGACCTGGCTGATGGCGCAGATGGGGTAG